A segment of the Candidatus Omnitrophota bacterium genome:
TCAAATGCCCTGCGAAGGTTTCCCATGTGGAAGCGTTTCTTCGAACGGCTTTTCGAAAAGACGAGGAAAAAGGCGGAACTCATACAAAAATATGAAGCGGTAGGCTTGATGCTGTTTGTCGCAATACCATTTCCGGGCACCGGCGCCTGGACCGGCTGCATAGCAGCATCTCTATTCAAGATAAAATTCAGGTATGCTTTTCCGGCCATAGTTCTTGGTGTTATCATAGCCGGCATCCTTGTCATGACGCTTACCTATATGGGCTTCAAAGTTGCCGATATAAACGGTGTGTTAAAGTAAACCCCGTTAGAAATAAGATTTCTAACGGGGTAAATGCGGGGCGTATTAAACGCTATGTATCGCAATAACATATTTCAAATATGCCTTATTGTTTCGGTTTTTCTGCACTTAGGGTTTATCTTGCCGTGGCCCTTCCTGAATATTTTTTCGAAAAATAATTTGGCCGTACAAAATATCGATCTCGTTTACCTTGCGGGCGATAAGCTTCCTGATATCGTAAAAATAAGTAAATCAAAGCCGGTATCCCCAAAAAATACCGCGCCTATGGTGCGAGAATCCGGCACAGAAGATAAAAAAGCGCCCCTTGCCGCAAAAAAATATGAGAATCCGGATATTTCGCCAAAGAATGAAACAAAGAAACCCGAAGAGGCCGCTTTTAAAGAGGAGGTCGGAAAAAATACGGCTGAAATAAAAGGCAGCGACCCCGAAGCACAGCCCAAGATAGTAGATATCGGAAACCGGAAGGGTATCGTTTACGAGGAGTACTTCCGCAGTATCCGTAATAAGATAAAAGCTATTATTGAAAAGAATAAGCGCGGGCGTTTCGGTAAGAACGAGATTTATGTAAAGTTTATTGTGAATAAAAGCGGCGCCTTGAAGGATATATCTCTCTACAAAAGCAGCGGCCCCAACTCGCGCCTGCTTGAAAAAGTTGCCATAAGAAGCATACGGGAAGCTGCTCCTTTTTTGCCATTTGGCGAGGGGATCAATGAAAATGAACTTTCCCTCAATCTGAAGATATTGTTTCAGCCTAATTAGCCCGTTGACATTGCACACTTGGTATAATATAATATTCGTGCTATTAGAGTAAGTGAAGACACGTAAAGGGGTGAAATACTAAATGTCTAAAGTTGAAATTGGTGAGCACGAGTCGCTGGAGAAGGCTCTGAGGCGTTTTAAGAAAAAGATAGAACGAGAGGGAGTATTAAAACAGCTTAAAGCCAGAAAACATTACGAGAAACCCAGCGAGCGCAAACGACGAAAGAGAAGAAGCTCCAAAACAAGGTTTTGATGAATAGAGCCGTGTCAAAACTTATAATAGCCGGTCTTCTTGCGGGCCTTTTATTTTGCCTGAATTCCTTTGCCGCGGAGGAAAAGGCCATCT
Coding sequences within it:
- the rpsU gene encoding 30S ribosomal protein S21, whose translation is MSKVEIGEHESLEKALRRFKKKIEREGVLKQLKARKHYEKPSERKRRKRRSSKTRF
- a CDS encoding TonB C-terminal domain-containing protein encodes the protein MAVQNIDLVYLAGDKLPDIVKISKSKPVSPKNTAPMVRESGTEDKKAPLAAKKYENPDISPKNETKKPEEAAFKEEVGKNTAEIKGSDPEAQPKIVDIGNRKGIVYEEYFRSIRNKIKAIIEKNKRGRFGKNEIYVKFIVNKSGALKDISLYKSSGPNSRLLEKVAIRSIREAAPFLPFGEGINENELSLNLKILFQPN
- a CDS encoding small multi-drug export protein, with the translated sequence MLENIMHFLKALPADIVTFIIAALPVAELRVSIPFAYAMGLPWPKIMLISYLGNMIPIIPLLFLLGPVSNALRRFPMWKRFFERLFEKTRKKAELIQKYEAVGLMLFVAIPFPGTGAWTGCIAASLFKIKFRYAFPAIVLGVIIAGILVMTLTYMGFKVADINGVLK